Proteins encoded together in one Ptiloglossa arizonensis isolate GNS036 chromosome 9, iyPtiAriz1_principal, whole genome shotgun sequence window:
- the LOC143150943 gene encoding transketolase-like protein 2 isoform X1, translated as MANYHKPELKTIQELKDIATKLRIHSIDATQASKSGHPTSCSSMADIMSVLFFHTMRYKVSAPRDPSSDRFVLSKGHAAPILYAAWAEAGLFPTSELLNLRKIDSDLEGHPTPRLNFVDVGTGSLGQGLSVAAGMAYVGKNFDKANYRVYCLIGDGESAEGSIWEALHFSSFYKLDNLCAIFDINRLGQSEATSLQHNMEVYRKRLEAFGFNALVVDGHDVEELAKAFHEAQNTKGRPTAILAKTFKGKNFPNIEDLENWHGKPLGNKANEVIQHLTGMMKNSGPLGLHPQKPLVDDAPVVDITNVKLSSPPSYKLGEQVATRLAYGTALAKLAKRNPRVIALDGDTKNSTYAEKIKTVDPVRFIEGFIAEQNVVGVAIGAACRDRTIAFVSAFATFFTRAFDQIRMGAISQSNVNFVGSHCGVSIGEDGPSQMGLEDIAMFRTIPGATIFYPCDAVSTERAIELAANTKGICFVRTSRPATAILYKNEEPFVVGKGKVVKSSAKDRVLLIGAGVTLHEALKAADELSKAGINVRVIDPFTIKPLDAQLIVKNAKEVGGKIVTVEDHYAEGGLGDAVLSAVALEKDIIVKKLAVSEVPRSGPPSVLLEKYGISANKIVAAVQEVLKL; from the exons tcaTCCAACATCATGTTCTTCAATGGCAGATATTATGtcggttttattttttcataccaTGCGGTACAAAGTATCGGCACCGCGCGATCCGAGCAGCGATAGATTTGTCCTGAGCAAAGGTCATGCAGCTCCTATTCTGTATGCAG CGTGGGCTGAGGCAGGTCTTTTCCCAACAAGTGAATTgttaaatttgagaaaaattgatAGTGATTTGGAAGGACATCCTACACCACGACTTAATTTTGTCGATGTAGGAACTGGTTCTCTGGGACAAGGTCTCTCGGTTGCAGCAGGAATGGCCTATGTAGGAAAAAATTTTGATAAGGCTAATTATCG TGTGTACTGTCTAATTGGTGATGGAGAATCAGCAGAAGGTTCAATATGGGAAGCACTTCATTTTTCATCTTTCTATAAGTTGGACAATCTTTGTGCGATTTTCGACATAAATCGTTTAGGTCAAAGCGAAGCAACGTCTCTTCAACATAACATGGAAGTTTATCGTAAAAGACTAGAAGCTTTTGGCTTCAATGCTTTGGTCGTCGATGGTCACGATGTTGAAGAATTGGCAAAG gCCTTCCACGAAGCACAAAATACGAAAGGACGTCCAACTGCTATTCTAGCAAAGACATTTAAAGGTAAAAACTTCCCCAATATCGAAGATCTAGAAAACTGGCACGGGAAACCTCTTGGCAATAAAGCAAATGAAGTGATTCAA CATTTAACTGGAATGATGAAAAATTCTGGCCCTCTTGGGTTACATCCTCAGAAACCACTGGTCGATGATGCTCCAGTAGTTGACATCACTAATGTTAAACTATCATCACCTCCAAGTTACAAATTGGGAGAACAAGTAGCTACAAGATTGGCTTATGGCACTGCTTTAGCTAAG CTGGCAAAACGTAATCCTCGTGTTATCGCTCTAGACGGTGATACAAAAAATTCCACATACGCGGAAAAAATCAAGACTGTTGATCCAGTTCGGTTTATCGAAGGTTTTATTGCCGAACAAAATGTTGTAGGAGTTGCGATTGGTGCAGCTTGCAGAGACAGGACTATTGCGTTTGTGTCAGCCTTTGCAACTTTCTTTACTCGTGCTTTTGATCAG ATCCGTATGGGTGCTATTTCACAAAGTAATGTTAACTTTGTTGGATCTCATTGTGGTGTTTCTATCGGAGAAGACGGTCCGTCGCAAATGGGTCTGGAGGACATAGCTATGTTCCGTACAATTCCTGGTGCCACCATTTTTTATCCTTGCGATGCCGTTTCAACAGAACGCGCCATTGAATTGGCAGCCAATACGAAGGGCATCTGTTTCGTACGTACTTCTCGGCCTGCCACtgcaattttatataaaaatgaagAACCATTTGTTGTCGGCAAGGGTAAGGTGGTTAAATCTTCCGCGAAGGATCGAGTTCTCCTCATTGGAGCTGGCGTAACATTACACGAAGCACTCAAAGCTGCTGACGAATTGTCTAAAGCCGGAATAAACGTTCGAGTGATCGATCCATTTACGATTAAACCACTCGATGCTCAATTGATTGTAAAGAACGCCAAAGAAGTTGGCGGAAAGATCGTTACGGTCGAAGATCATTACGCAGAAGGTGGTTTGGGCGATGCAGTTTTATCGGCAGTTGCTTTGGAAAAAGATATTATAGTTAAGAAGCTAGCTGTTTCAGAAGTGCCACGTTCTGGCCCTCCATCCGTATTGTTGGAGAAATATGGAATTAGCGCGAATAAAATTGTTGCCGCTGTCCAAGAAgtcttaaaattataa
- the LOC143150943 gene encoding transketolase-like protein 2 isoform X2 produces MVCETNMEKLQDLANKLRIDSIQATEASKSGHPTSCSSMADIMSVLFFHTMRYKVSAPRDPSSDRFVLSKGHAAPILYAAWAEAGLFPTSELLNLRKIDSDLEGHPTPRLNFVDVGTGSLGQGLSVAAGMAYVGKNFDKANYRVYCLIGDGESAEGSIWEALHFSSFYKLDNLCAIFDINRLGQSEATSLQHNMEVYRKRLEAFGFNALVVDGHDVEELAKAFHEAQNTKGRPTAILAKTFKGKNFPNIEDLENWHGKPLGNKANEVIQHLTGMMKNSGPLGLHPQKPLVDDAPVVDITNVKLSSPPSYKLGEQVATRLAYGTALAKLAKRNPRVIALDGDTKNSTYAEKIKTVDPVRFIEGFIAEQNVVGVAIGAACRDRTIAFVSAFATFFTRAFDQIRMGAISQSNVNFVGSHCGVSIGEDGPSQMGLEDIAMFRTIPGATIFYPCDAVSTERAIELAANTKGICFVRTSRPATAILYKNEEPFVVGKGKVVKSSAKDRVLLIGAGVTLHEALKAADELSKAGINVRVIDPFTIKPLDAQLIVKNAKEVGGKIVTVEDHYAEGGLGDAVLSAVALEKDIIVKKLAVSEVPRSGPPSVLLEKYGISANKIVAAVQEVLKL; encoded by the exons ATGGTGTgcgaaacgaacatggaaaaacTTCAAGACCTTGCGAACAAACTCCGTATTGATAGCATTCAAGCGACCGAGGCATCGAAAAGCGG tcaTCCAACATCATGTTCTTCAATGGCAGATATTATGtcggttttattttttcataccaTGCGGTACAAAGTATCGGCACCGCGCGATCCGAGCAGCGATAGATTTGTCCTGAGCAAAGGTCATGCAGCTCCTATTCTGTATGCAG CGTGGGCTGAGGCAGGTCTTTTCCCAACAAGTGAATTgttaaatttgagaaaaattgatAGTGATTTGGAAGGACATCCTACACCACGACTTAATTTTGTCGATGTAGGAACTGGTTCTCTGGGACAAGGTCTCTCGGTTGCAGCAGGAATGGCCTATGTAGGAAAAAATTTTGATAAGGCTAATTATCG TGTGTACTGTCTAATTGGTGATGGAGAATCAGCAGAAGGTTCAATATGGGAAGCACTTCATTTTTCATCTTTCTATAAGTTGGACAATCTTTGTGCGATTTTCGACATAAATCGTTTAGGTCAAAGCGAAGCAACGTCTCTTCAACATAACATGGAAGTTTATCGTAAAAGACTAGAAGCTTTTGGCTTCAATGCTTTGGTCGTCGATGGTCACGATGTTGAAGAATTGGCAAAG gCCTTCCACGAAGCACAAAATACGAAAGGACGTCCAACTGCTATTCTAGCAAAGACATTTAAAGGTAAAAACTTCCCCAATATCGAAGATCTAGAAAACTGGCACGGGAAACCTCTTGGCAATAAAGCAAATGAAGTGATTCAA CATTTAACTGGAATGATGAAAAATTCTGGCCCTCTTGGGTTACATCCTCAGAAACCACTGGTCGATGATGCTCCAGTAGTTGACATCACTAATGTTAAACTATCATCACCTCCAAGTTACAAATTGGGAGAACAAGTAGCTACAAGATTGGCTTATGGCACTGCTTTAGCTAAG CTGGCAAAACGTAATCCTCGTGTTATCGCTCTAGACGGTGATACAAAAAATTCCACATACGCGGAAAAAATCAAGACTGTTGATCCAGTTCGGTTTATCGAAGGTTTTATTGCCGAACAAAATGTTGTAGGAGTTGCGATTGGTGCAGCTTGCAGAGACAGGACTATTGCGTTTGTGTCAGCCTTTGCAACTTTCTTTACTCGTGCTTTTGATCAG ATCCGTATGGGTGCTATTTCACAAAGTAATGTTAACTTTGTTGGATCTCATTGTGGTGTTTCTATCGGAGAAGACGGTCCGTCGCAAATGGGTCTGGAGGACATAGCTATGTTCCGTACAATTCCTGGTGCCACCATTTTTTATCCTTGCGATGCCGTTTCAACAGAACGCGCCATTGAATTGGCAGCCAATACGAAGGGCATCTGTTTCGTACGTACTTCTCGGCCTGCCACtgcaattttatataaaaatgaagAACCATTTGTTGTCGGCAAGGGTAAGGTGGTTAAATCTTCCGCGAAGGATCGAGTTCTCCTCATTGGAGCTGGCGTAACATTACACGAAGCACTCAAAGCTGCTGACGAATTGTCTAAAGCCGGAATAAACGTTCGAGTGATCGATCCATTTACGATTAAACCACTCGATGCTCAATTGATTGTAAAGAACGCCAAAGAAGTTGGCGGAAAGATCGTTACGGTCGAAGATCATTACGCAGAAGGTGGTTTGGGCGATGCAGTTTTATCGGCAGTTGCTTTGGAAAAAGATATTATAGTTAAGAAGCTAGCTGTTTCAGAAGTGCCACGTTCTGGCCCTCCATCCGTATTGTTGGAGAAATATGGAATTAGCGCGAATAAAATTGTTGCCGCTGTCCAAGAAgtcttaaaattataa